The Rhodopseudomonas palustris genome window below encodes:
- the rpoH gene encoding RNA polymerase sigma factor RpoH → MARAATLPVLNGESGLARYLAEIRKFPMLEPGQEYMLAKRWREHGDRDAAHQLVTSHLRLVAKIAMGYRGYGLPISEVVSEGNVGLMQAVKRFEPEKGFRLATYAMWWIKASIQEYILRSWSLVKMGTTANQKKLFFNLRKAKSKISALDEGDLHPDQVKLIATRLGVTEQDVVDMNRRLGGDASLNAPIRDDGEPGEWQDWLVDQSPSQEAVMAEHEELDQRRAALNGAIQVLNPRERRIFEARRLADEPMTLEDLAAEFGVSRERVRQIEVRAFEKVQSAVKGTIARQEQAALEAAH, encoded by the coding sequence ATGGCCCGTGCTGCTACGCTCCCGGTCCTCAACGGAGAATCCGGCCTCGCTCGTTACCTTGCGGAAATCCGCAAGTTTCCGATGCTCGAGCCCGGCCAAGAGTACATGCTCGCCAAGCGCTGGCGCGAACACGGTGATCGCGACGCGGCGCATCAACTCGTCACCAGCCACCTTCGCCTCGTCGCCAAGATCGCGATGGGCTACCGCGGCTATGGCCTGCCGATTTCCGAAGTCGTCTCCGAAGGCAACGTCGGCCTGATGCAGGCAGTGAAGCGGTTCGAGCCCGAGAAGGGCTTCCGCCTCGCCACCTACGCGATGTGGTGGATCAAGGCGTCGATTCAAGAGTACATCCTGCGTTCGTGGTCACTTGTGAAGATGGGGACCACCGCGAACCAGAAGAAGCTGTTCTTCAACCTGCGTAAGGCGAAGAGCAAGATCTCGGCGCTGGACGAGGGTGATCTGCATCCCGACCAGGTCAAGCTGATCGCGACCCGTCTCGGCGTCACCGAGCAGGACGTGGTCGACATGAACCGCCGCCTCGGCGGCGACGCCTCGCTCAACGCGCCGATCCGTGACGATGGCGAGCCGGGCGAATGGCAGGACTGGCTGGTCGATCAGTCGCCGAGCCAGGAAGCCGTGATGGCCGAGCACGAAGAGCTCGACCAGCGCCGGGCCGCGCTGAACGGCGCGATCCAGGTGCTCAACCCGCGCGAACGGCGGATCTTCGAGGCCCGCCGCCTCGCCGACGAGCCGATGACGCTGGAAGATCTCGCCGCCGAGTTCGGCGTGTCGCGCGAGCGCGTGCGCCAGATCGAGGTGCGGGCGTTCGAGAAGGTGCAGAGCGCCGTCAAGGGCACCATCGCCCGCCAGGAGCAGGCGGCGCTGGAAGCCGCGCACTGA